In one window of Polaromonas naphthalenivorans CJ2 DNA:
- a CDS encoding efflux RND transporter periplasmic adaptor subunit: MNKPSAKSVIVAAIAVLAIAAGAYFVTSSPRDSTAASPPKAAPKPALTVTAALPESTRLAVTLAANGNIAAWQEAVIGAESSGLRLTEVRVNVGDVVKAGQVLATFSTDSVQADVAQARASLLEAQANAADAAANAERARSLQSSGALSAQQINQYLTLEKTAKARAEAAQAVLGAQQLRGRQTQVLAPDSGVISARSATVGAVVGNGAELFRMIRQGRLEWRAEVTSSELGRIREGLPVSVTPASGGELRGRVRMLAPSVDPLTRSALVYVDLPSAASKGSTARAGMFARGEFDLGASTSLTIPQRALVVRDGFNYVFRLGDGNRVSQLKVQTGRLAGERIEVVSGLPADARIVVNGAGFLNDGDLVRISQENESNQTPAQAASAQTAIKEGANP, from the coding sequence ATGAACAAACCCTCTGCCAAGTCCGTCATCGTCGCCGCCATCGCCGTGCTGGCCATCGCTGCAGGCGCTTACTTTGTCACCTCCAGCCCGCGTGATTCAACCGCAGCCAGCCCGCCCAAGGCCGCGCCCAAGCCCGCGCTGACCGTGACCGCCGCCCTGCCCGAATCGACCCGCTTGGCCGTCACGCTGGCGGCCAACGGCAACATCGCCGCCTGGCAGGAAGCCGTCATCGGCGCCGAGTCAAGCGGCCTGCGGCTGACCGAGGTGCGCGTCAACGTCGGCGACGTGGTCAAGGCCGGCCAGGTGCTGGCGACGTTTTCGACGGACAGCGTGCAGGCCGACGTGGCGCAGGCGCGCGCCAGCCTGCTGGAGGCGCAGGCCAACGCGGCCGATGCCGCCGCCAATGCCGAACGCGCGCGCAGCCTGCAAAGCTCGGGCGCGCTGAGCGCCCAGCAGATCAACCAGTATTTAACGCTTGAGAAAACCGCCAAAGCGCGCGCCGAAGCCGCGCAGGCGGTGCTCGGCGCGCAGCAGTTGCGCGGCCGCCAGACGCAGGTGCTGGCGCCCGACAGCGGCGTGATCTCGGCGCGCAGCGCCACCGTGGGCGCGGTCGTCGGCAACGGCGCCGAGCTGTTTCGCATGATCCGCCAGGGCCGGCTGGAGTGGCGCGCCGAAGTGACCTCCAGCGAACTGGGCCGGATCAGGGAAGGCCTGCCGGTCAGCGTGACTCCAGCCAGCGGCGGCGAACTGCGCGGGCGCGTGCGCATGCTCGCGCCCAGCGTCGATCCGTTGACGCGCTCGGCGCTGGTGTATGTCGATCTGCCCTCGGCCGCCAGCAAGGGCTCGACCGCCAGGGCCGGCATGTTTGCGCGCGGCGAGTTTGACCTGGGCGCGTCCACCTCGCTGACCATTCCCCAGCGCGCGCTGGTGGTGCGCGACGGCTTCAACTACGTGTTCCGGCTGGGCGACGGCAACCGCGTCAGCCAGCTCAAGGTGCAGACCGGGCGGCTGGCCGGCGAGCGCATCGAAGTCGTCTCGGGCCTGCCAGCGGATGCGCGCATCGTCGTCAACGGCGCGGGCTTCCTGAATGACGGCGATCTGGTGCGGATTAGTCAGGAAAATGAATCAAATCAGACTCCTGCGCAGGCTGCATCAGCGCAAACAGCTATCAAAGAAGGAGCAAACCCATGA
- a CDS encoding LysR family transcriptional regulator, translating to MKSVKFAENLSMFVDVAQARSFSVVARRQGMVASSVARQIDALEQDLKVALFTRSTRALVMTDAGQLLFDRAVKLLSDMTEVRGEVVSLEQKVQGLLRVSCVPAFGRRHVVPHLGSLFEKHPDLRVELELTERVVDAVLERFDLVIRVGPQPDSSMISQRIGNQRYIVGASPAYLERHGHPTHFDELARHRLIDRQHNTAARGWRELVGHNGLLPAQFAFECDDCDARRLSAAQGLGIALMPNWAIGEDLAAGRLVELELAGLAAQPVSGIFLMRAAPRANSKTRAFTQHLLDSIGRSASWVRDAATAKPAS from the coding sequence ATGAAATCCGTTAAATTTGCAGAAAACCTGTCGATGTTCGTGGACGTGGCGCAGGCCAGGAGTTTCTCGGTCGTCGCGCGACGCCAGGGAATGGTCGCCTCATCGGTGGCACGCCAGATCGACGCCCTGGAGCAGGACCTGAAGGTCGCGCTCTTCACGCGTTCCACCCGCGCGCTCGTGATGACCGATGCGGGGCAGCTGCTGTTTGACCGAGCCGTCAAGCTGTTGAGCGACATGACCGAGGTGCGCGGCGAGGTGGTGTCGCTGGAGCAAAAGGTGCAAGGCCTGCTGCGCGTCAGCTGCGTGCCCGCTTTTGGCCGCCGCCATGTGGTGCCGCACCTCGGTTCGCTGTTCGAGAAGCATCCCGACTTGCGCGTGGAGCTGGAACTCACCGAGCGGGTGGTGGATGCGGTGCTCGAACGCTTCGATCTTGTGATTCGCGTCGGTCCTCAGCCTGACAGCAGCATGATCAGCCAGCGCATCGGCAACCAGCGCTACATCGTCGGGGCTTCGCCGGCCTACCTCGAACGCCATGGGCATCCCACGCATTTCGACGAACTGGCCCGGCACCGGCTGATCGACCGGCAGCACAACACCGCGGCGCGCGGCTGGCGTGAACTCGTCGGCCACAACGGCCTGCTGCCGGCGCAGTTTGCTTTCGAGTGCGATGACTGCGATGCGCGCCGCCTCTCGGCGGCCCAGGGGCTCGGCATTGCCTTGATGCCCAACTGGGCCATCGGCGAAGACCTGGCGGCAGGGCGTCTCGTCGAGCTTGAACTGGCGGGCCTTGCGGCGCAGCCGGTGTCGGGCATTTTCCTGATGCGGGCCGCGCCGCGCGCCAATTCAAAGACCCGGGCCTTCACCCAGCACCTGCTCGACAGCATCGGACGCTCCGCCAGCTGGGTGCGCGATGCCGCGACGGCAAAGCCGGCCTCGTAG
- a CDS encoding efflux RND transporter permease subunit — protein sequence MNVSSWSIKNPIPAVMLFVLLAFGGMLSFNAMKVQNFPDIDLPTVSVSASLPGAAPAQLETEVARKLENSIATVQGLKHIMTKVQDGGVSVTAEFRLEKPVQEAVDDVRSAVARVRSDLPADVRDPVVTKVDLAGQPILAFTIASSRMDAEALSWFVDNDISRKLLAVRGVGAVNRVGGVTREVRVALDASKLQALGASAADISRQLKQVQTESAGGRTDLGGSEQPVRTLATVKSAQELGALELALGDGRRIRLSDVATVSDTVSEPRSAALLDGKPVVGFEVARSRGESEVTVGNAVQSALADLKAQHPDLVLTEAFNFVQPVQEEYDGSMHLLYEGAILAVLVVWLFLRDWRATFVSAVALPLSVIPAFIGMQLLGFSINVITLLALSLVIGILVDDAIVEVENIVRHLRMGKTPYQAAMEAADEIGLAVVATTFTLVAVFLPTAFMSGIAGKFFKQFGWTAALAVIASLVVARVLTPMMAAYILKPIVGDHREPGWLKVYIRAAGWCLQHRVVTMVMATLFFVGSILLIPLLPTGFIPPDDNSQTQVYLELQPGSTLKQTEAAAEQARLMIAKVEHVRSVYTTIGGGTAGSDPFAGSGAAETRKATLTVQLAERGDRPRKQGIENKMRSALEALPGVRSKVGLGGSGEKYILVLTSEDPLALNAAARAVEKDLRTIPGLGSVASSASLIRPEIAVRPDFARAADLGVTSAAIGDTLRIATLGDYDVSLPKLNLSERQVPIVVKLADAARRDLSVLERLSVPGARGPVMLGQVATLSIASGPAIIDRYDRSRNVNFEIELSGLPLGDVTKAVQELPAVKNLPAGVKVVEIGDAEVMGELFASFGLAMLTGVLCIYIVLVLLFKDFLHPVTILAALPLSLGGAFVGLLIADKSFSMPSLIGLIMLMGIATKNSILLVEYAIVARRGHDGSDGHPVVAGMSRRDALLDACHKRARPIIMTTLAMGAGMLPIALGFGAADSSFRSPMAVAVIGGLITSTVLSLLVVPAVFTYMDDLEQFIRRMAGKVRGRPVEVAAVRAGDVAP from the coding sequence ATGAACGTCTCCTCCTGGTCCATCAAGAACCCGATTCCGGCGGTGATGCTGTTCGTGCTGCTCGCCTTTGGCGGCATGCTGTCGTTCAACGCCATGAAGGTGCAGAACTTTCCCGACATCGATTTACCCACCGTCAGCGTCTCGGCCTCGCTGCCGGGCGCGGCGCCCGCACAGCTGGAGACCGAAGTCGCGCGCAAGCTGGAGAACTCGATTGCCACCGTGCAGGGCCTCAAGCACATCATGACCAAGGTGCAGGACGGCGGCGTGAGCGTCACCGCCGAATTCCGCCTTGAAAAGCCGGTGCAGGAAGCGGTGGACGACGTGCGCTCGGCCGTGGCGCGCGTGCGCTCGGACCTGCCCGCCGACGTGCGCGACCCGGTCGTCACCAAGGTCGATCTGGCCGGGCAGCCGATCCTGGCCTTCACGATTGCCTCCAGCCGCATGGACGCCGAGGCGCTGTCGTGGTTTGTCGATAACGACATTTCGCGCAAGCTGCTGGCCGTGCGCGGCGTGGGCGCGGTGAATCGCGTCGGCGGCGTGACGCGCGAGGTGCGCGTGGCGCTGGATGCCTCCAAGCTACAGGCGCTGGGCGCCAGCGCCGCCGACATTTCGCGCCAGCTCAAGCAGGTGCAGACCGAAAGCGCGGGCGGCCGCACCGACCTGGGCGGCAGCGAGCAGCCGGTGCGCACGCTGGCCACCGTCAAGTCGGCGCAGGAATTGGGCGCGCTCGAACTGGCGCTGGGCGACGGCCGCAGGATTCGCCTCAGCGATGTCGCCACCGTCAGCGACACCGTGTCCGAGCCGCGCTCGGCCGCGCTGCTCGACGGCAAGCCGGTCGTCGGCTTTGAAGTCGCGCGCAGCCGGGGCGAGAGCGAAGTCACCGTCGGCAATGCGGTGCAGTCCGCTTTAGCCGACCTCAAGGCCCAGCATCCCGACCTGGTGCTGACCGAAGCGTTCAATTTCGTGCAGCCCGTGCAGGAGGAATACGACGGCTCGATGCACCTGCTCTACGAAGGCGCGATTCTGGCGGTGCTGGTGGTCTGGCTGTTCTTGCGCGACTGGCGCGCCACCTTTGTCTCGGCCGTGGCGCTGCCGCTGTCGGTGATTCCGGCCTTCATCGGCATGCAGCTGCTGGGCTTTTCGATCAACGTCATCACGCTGCTGGCGCTGTCGCTGGTCATCGGCATCCTGGTCGATGATGCGATTGTCGAGGTCGAGAACATCGTGCGGCATCTGCGCATGGGCAAGACGCCTTACCAGGCGGCGATGGAGGCGGCCGACGAGATCGGCCTGGCGGTGGTCGCCACGACCTTCACGCTGGTCGCGGTGTTTTTGCCGACGGCCTTCATGAGCGGCATCGCCGGCAAGTTCTTCAAGCAGTTCGGCTGGACGGCGGCACTGGCGGTCATCGCCTCGCTGGTGGTGGCGCGGGTGCTGACGCCGATGATGGCCGCGTATATTTTGAAACCCATCGTCGGCGACCACAGGGAGCCGGGCTGGCTCAAGGTGTACATACGCGCCGCCGGCTGGTGCCTGCAGCACCGCGTGGTCACGATGGTCATGGCGACGCTGTTCTTTGTCGGCTCCATCCTCTTGATTCCGCTGCTGCCGACCGGCTTCATCCCGCCCGACGACAACTCGCAGACGCAGGTGTACCTGGAACTGCAGCCCGGCTCCACCCTCAAGCAGACCGAAGCGGCGGCCGAGCAGGCGCGGCTGATGATTGCCAAGGTCGAGCATGTGCGCAGCGTGTACACCACGATTGGCGGCGGCACGGCGGGCAGCGACCCGTTTGCCGGCTCGGGCGCGGCCGAAACGCGCAAGGCCACGCTGACCGTGCAGCTCGCCGAGCGCGGCGACCGGCCGCGCAAGCAGGGCATCGAGAACAAGATGCGCAGCGCGCTCGAAGCCCTGCCCGGCGTGCGCAGCAAGGTCGGCCTCGGCGGCTCGGGCGAGAAATACATCCTGGTGCTGACCAGCGAAGACCCGCTGGCCCTGAACGCTGCCGCGCGCGCGGTCGAAAAGGACTTGCGCACCATTCCCGGCCTGGGCAGCGTGGCGTCGAGCGCCAGCCTGATCCGCCCCGAAATCGCCGTGCGGCCCGACTTTGCGCGCGCCGCCGACCTGGGTGTGACCAGCGCCGCCATCGGCGACACGCTGCGCATCGCCACGCTCGGCGACTACGACGTGTCGCTGCCCAAGCTCAACCTGTCCGAGCGCCAGGTGCCGATTGTGGTCAAGCTGGCCGACGCCGCGCGCCGGGACCTGAGCGTTCTCGAACGCCTGTCAGTGCCGGGCGCCAGGGGGCCGGTGATGCTCGGCCAGGTCGCGACGCTGTCGATTGCCAGCGGCCCGGCCATCATCGACCGCTACGACCGCTCGCGCAACGTGAACTTCGAGATCGAGCTGTCCGGCCTGCCGCTGGGCGACGTGACCAAGGCGGTGCAGGAACTGCCCGCCGTGAAGAACCTGCCCGCCGGCGTGAAGGTGGTGGAAATCGGCGACGCCGAGGTCATGGGCGAGCTGTTCGCCAGCTTCGGCCTGGCGATGCTGACCGGCGTGCTGTGCATCTACATCGTGCTGGTGCTGCTGTTCAAGGACTTTCTGCACCCGGTGACCATTCTTGCCGCTTTGCCCCTGTCCTTGGGCGGCGCGTTCGTCGGCCTGCTGATCGCCGACAAGAGCTTTTCGATGCCCTCGCTGATCGGCCTGATCATGCTGATGGGCATCGCCACCAAGAACTCGATTTTGCTGGTCGAGTACGCCATCGTGGCGCGGCGCGGGCACGACGGCAGCGACGGCCATCCGGTGGTCGCAGGCATGAGCCGGCGGGATGCGCTGCTCGACGCCTGCCACAAGCGCGCCCGCCCCATCATCATGACCACGCTGGCCATGGGTGCGGGCATGCTGCCGATTGCGCTGGGCTTCGGCGCGGCGGATTCGAGCTTTCGCTCGCCGATGGCGGTCGCCGTGATCGGCGGGCTGATCACCTCGACGGTGCTGAGCCTCTTGGTGGTGCCGGCGGTGTTCACGTATATGGATGATCTGGAGCAGTTCATCAGACGCATGGCGGGGAAGGTGCGGGGCAGGCCGGTTGAAGTGGCGGCGGTGCGGGCTGGGGATGTGGCGCCTTGA
- a CDS encoding efflux transporter outer membrane subunit gives MTSRLTTPSRLLIGLLPLWLGACATLPAPPLVSAPVPPQWQAALPHQGSLTDLSQWWRQQGDPVLAELIAAAQAVSPTVASARSRIEQARAARVAAGAALLPTLDASASLSRSRSLQSIGSDSVPVVTTAQAGLQAAWELDVAGGGRASLDAAAQRLLGADAQWHEARVSVAAEVANQYDSLRSCRALANVTQLDAASRQETARLSGLSTQAGFTAPATDALARASAADARGRATRQAALCELDLKALVALSGLAEPDLRQKLAPVQVERAQTAIVSIASVPADVLAQRPDVFSAGREVAAASADVGSAQAARYPRLGLSGSIGAAQARALGTTVTLDTWSIGPLSLSLPLFDGGRRTADVQAAQARYDEAAALYRASVRQAVREVEEALVNLQSTGARQGDAETAVAGYRAAFTGTEALYKNGLASLPELEDARRTLLAAEISRVSLQQERKAAGVALYRAVGGGWTPALARLNNAAAVSPAPASSQ, from the coding sequence ATGACATCACGCTTGACAACCCCTTCGCGCCTGCTGATCGGCCTGCTGCCCTTGTGGCTGGGCGCCTGCGCCACGCTGCCCGCGCCGCCGCTGGTGTCCGCGCCCGTTCCGCCGCAGTGGCAGGCGGCGCTGCCGCACCAGGGCTCGCTGACTGACCTGAGCCAGTGGTGGCGGCAGCAGGGCGACCCGGTGCTGGCCGAGCTGATTGCCGCCGCCCAGGCCGTCAGCCCGACGGTGGCGTCGGCGCGCTCGCGCATCGAGCAGGCGCGCGCCGCCCGGGTGGCGGCCGGTGCCGCCCTGCTGCCGACGCTCGATGCCTCCGCCAGCCTGAGCCGCAGCCGCTCGCTGCAAAGCATCGGGTCGGACAGCGTGCCGGTGGTGACGACGGCGCAGGCCGGGCTGCAGGCGGCCTGGGAACTGGATGTGGCCGGCGGCGGCCGCGCCAGCCTGGATGCGGCCGCGCAGCGCCTGCTGGGCGCCGATGCGCAGTGGCACGAGGCACGCGTGTCGGTGGCCGCCGAGGTCGCCAACCAGTACGACAGCCTGCGCAGCTGCCGCGCGCTGGCCAATGTGACGCAGCTTGATGCCGCGTCGCGCCAGGAAACCGCGCGCCTCTCTGGCCTGAGCACGCAGGCCGGCTTCACCGCGCCGGCCACCGACGCGCTGGCCCGCGCCAGCGCCGCCGACGCGCGCGGCCGCGCCACGCGCCAGGCCGCGCTGTGCGAGCTGGACCTGAAGGCCCTGGTCGCCCTGAGCGGGCTGGCAGAGCCCGATTTAAGGCAAAAACTGGCTCCTGTGCAGGTGGAACGGGCGCAGACAGCTATTGTTTCAATAGCATCCGTTCCGGCCGACGTACTGGCCCAGCGGCCCGACGTGTTCAGCGCCGGGCGCGAAGTCGCGGCCGCCAGCGCCGATGTGGGCAGTGCCCAGGCCGCGCGCTACCCGCGCCTGGGGCTGAGCGGCTCCATCGGCGCTGCGCAGGCGCGCGCCCTCGGCACCACGGTCACCCTGGACACCTGGTCCATCGGCCCGCTGAGCCTGAGCCTGCCTTTGTTTGACGGCGGGCGGCGCACCGCCGATGTCCAAGCCGCGCAGGCGCGCTACGACGAAGCCGCCGCGCTGTACCGCGCCAGCGTGCGCCAGGCGGTGCGCGAGGTCGAGGAAGCGCTGGTCAATCTGCAGAGCACCGGCGCGCGCCAGGGCGATGCCGAAACGGCGGTGGCCGGCTACCGCGCCGCCTTCACCGGCACCGAAGCGCTGTACAAGAACGGCCTGGCCAGCCTGCCCGAACTGGAAGACGCCCGCCGCACGCTGCTGGCCGCTGAAATCAGCCGCGTGTCGCTGCAGCAGGAGCGCAAGGCGGCCGGCGTGGCGCTGTACCGCGCCGTGGGCGGCGGCTGGACGCCGGCGCTGGCGCGGCTCAACAACGCCGCTGCCGTTTCACCGGCCCCCGCCTCCTCCCAATAA
- a CDS encoding type II toxin-antitoxin system Phd/YefM family antitoxin → MNAITYSAARANLASTMNRVCNDHEALIITRNGQQSVVMLSLEDFQALEETAYLLRSPANAKRLLAAAAQLTAGQGTERELSE, encoded by the coding sequence ATGAATGCCATCACCTACTCTGCCGCCCGCGCCAACCTGGCCAGCACCATGAATCGGGTGTGCAACGACCATGAAGCCTTGATCATCACCCGCAACGGACAACAATCCGTGGTCATGCTCTCGCTGGAGGACTTCCAGGCGCTGGAAGAAACGGCCTACCTGCTGCGCAGCCCCGCCAACGCCAAGCGCCTGCTCGCTGCCGCTGCCCAACTCACCGCTGGCCAAGGCACTGAGCGGGAGTTGAGCGAGTGA
- a CDS encoding Txe/YoeB family addiction module toxin, with protein sequence MKLVFADEAWEDYLYWQKHDKRMVERINKLIRETQREPFSGVGKPEPLKHALSGFWSRRITDEHRMVYKVEGDALLLAQLRYHY encoded by the coding sequence GTGAAGCTGGTCTTTGCGGATGAGGCTTGGGAAGACTACCTCTACTGGCAAAAGCACGACAAGCGGATGGTTGAGCGCATCAACAAGCTCATCCGGGAGACACAGCGCGAACCGTTCTCGGGTGTCGGCAAGCCCGAGCCGCTCAAGCATGCGCTGTCAGGCTTCTGGTCGCGCCGGATTACCGATGAACATCGCATGGTTTACAAGGTAGAAGGCGATGCGCTTTTGCTGGCGCAGCTTCGTTACCACTATTGA
- a CDS encoding CerR family C-terminal domain-containing protein has protein sequence MTSALPLSPSPPLSPPIEPPSQETRGQRADGTKARQNLLHTALRLFAEKGFSKTSTREIALASSANIASISYYFGDKAGLYRAAFTEPMGCTEDQRALYDQPDFTLRQSLQAFIGSFLAPMKQGELVQQCTRLHFREMLEPTGLWAEEIDNDIKPAHAALVAVLARHLGLSVADDGLHRLAFSITGLPLQLFIGRDCVQAIRPQLIDQPEAIDAWVSQMVLYAEAMVNIEAAQRQPPPAYQEQPEKS, from the coding sequence ATGACTTCAGCCCTGCCCTTATCGCCGTCACCACCGTTATCGCCGCCCATTGAACCGCCCAGCCAGGAAACGCGCGGGCAGCGTGCTGACGGCACTAAGGCCCGGCAGAACCTGCTGCACACCGCGCTCCGGCTGTTTGCCGAAAAAGGCTTCAGCAAGACATCGACGCGCGAGATTGCCCTGGCCTCCAGCGCCAACATTGCCTCGATCAGCTACTACTTCGGCGACAAGGCGGGGCTTTACCGCGCCGCGTTCACCGAACCAATGGGCTGCACCGAGGACCAGCGGGCGCTGTACGACCAGCCCGATTTCACTTTGCGGCAATCGCTGCAGGCGTTTATCGGCAGTTTTTTAGCGCCGATGAAACAAGGCGAACTGGTGCAGCAGTGCACGCGCCTGCACTTTCGCGAAATGCTGGAGCCGACCGGCTTGTGGGCCGAGGAAATTGACAACGACATCAAGCCCGCCCATGCCGCGCTGGTGGCGGTGCTGGCCCGGCACCTGGGGCTCTCAGTGGCGGACGATGGCCTGCACCGGCTGGCCTTCAGCATCACCGGCCTGCCGCTGCAGCTGTTCATCGGGCGCGACTGCGTGCAGGCCATCCGGCCCCAGCTGATCGACCAGCCAGAGGCGATTGACGCCTGGGTGAGCCAGATGGTGCTGTATGCCGAAGCCATGGTGAACATCGAAGCGGCGCAGCGCCAGCCGCCGCCGGCCTATCAGGAACAACCAGAAAAATCATGA